In Salmo trutta chromosome 28, fSalTru1.1, whole genome shotgun sequence, one DNA window encodes the following:
- the LOC115165727 gene encoding protein FAM110B: MPVETLQPGLRQPVAVRAAAAGTPNRRLLQPRTLEAAEPRQSAVERLAADKAKYVKNQVALFKQQPIKVPPPIMRKPLMSPAPALRPTRKAQLPRPDYTQQGSSPLDLEHLSNLINGVGEAETPPTSPTMDPVESCQAPDCPTTNSPCPSPISAGAGSGAAESIQTLCPEWSTPVKVRVNASGPLSPTGSAVTIRRVDIIPHHTTPVRTPIRAQQQMRVPLQPMALHPHTQIHNAMSPLRLFHPRTTYVPGPASPKPVPAPPPQNHTPTPTSPSSPVQLPANPPVLPPSPSVTCLSSGSSRKRPSLNRSKSDMSDRYSRASTELERFFNLCGLDTSEMQVLKGPGSDIASLAQFRSASAPGSECAGQEGEEEGGAAEPAPYGVSVIERNARVIKWLYGIRTSKDSARSTNM; the protein is encoded by the coding sequence ATGCCTGTGGAGACCCTCCAGCCTGGCCTGAGACAGCCGGTGGCAGTGAGGGCTGCTGCTGCTGGAACGCCCAACCGCCGCCTCCTCCAACCAAGAACATTGGAAGCAGCTGAGCCCAGGCAGAGTGCAGTGGAGAGGCTGGCAGCAGACAAGGCTAAATATGTCAAGAACCAGGTGGCCCTCTTTAAGCAACAGCCAATCAAAGTGCCTCCACCTATCATGCGCAAGCCTCTGATGTCCCCTGCCCCCGCCCTGCGGCCCACTCGTAAGGCCCAACTGCCTCGCCCTGACTACACCCAGCAAGGGAGTTCCCCACTGGACCTGGAGCACCTGAGTAACCTGATCAACGGGGTGGGTGAGGCTGAAACTCCCCCTACCTCCCCCACCATGGACCCAGTGGAGAGTTGTCAGGCCCCTGACTGCCCCACTACaaactctccctgtccctctccaatCTCTGCTGGGGCTGGGTCAGGGGCTGCTGAGAGTATCCAGACCCTCTGTCCTGAGTGGTCCACCCCAGTCAAAGTAAGGGTAAATGCCTCTGGCCCACTAAGTCCTACAGGGTCTGCAGTGACCATACGTAGAGTGGACATcataccccaccacaccacaccagtgaGGACGCCCATTAGAGCACAGCAGCAGATGCGCGTCCCATTGCAGCCCATGGCTCTGCATCCACACACCCAGATCCACAACGCTATGTCACCTCTTCGTCTCTTCCACCCCCGAACTACCTATGTACCAGGCCCTGCATCTCCTAAACCTGTCCCAGCCCCTCCACCACAAAACCACACCCCAACCCCCACCTCCCCGTCTAGCCCCGTCCAGCTCCCAGCCAACCCCCCCGTACTCCCGCCCTCCCCGTCGGTCACCTGCCTATCGTCCGGTAGCTCCAGGAAACGTCCCTCTCTGAACCGCTCCAAATCCGACATGAGTGACCGTTACTCCCGGGCCAGTACTGAGCTGGAGCGCTTCTTCAACCTGTGTGGTTTGGACACTTCGGAGATGCAGGTGCTGAAGGGGCCGGGCTCAGACATCGCCTCCCTTGCACAGTTCCGCAGTGCCAGCGCTCCTGGGTCAGAGTGTGCAGGCCAGGAGGGTGAAGAGGAAGGTGGGGCTGCAGAGCCGGCACCCTATGGCGTCTCAGTAATTGAGAGGAACGCCAGAGTTATCAAGTGGCTTTATGGTATCCGCACATCCAAGGATAGTGCCAGGAGCACCAACATGTAG